The genomic interval CTGGGCGAAAGGTACGAGAGAACGCAAGACATATTATTTTACACCTTTGGACTCAGTACTGCTCTCTCAAAAAAGATCACGGCTGAGGGGAGTTTTTGGTACGATGCAAAACATGGAGGGCTGCAGGATATCGTAACAAAAGTGAAGTACCGGGAACAGTGCTGGAGCATGACGTTCGTTGTTACGAAACGGCAGAGTGATTATAGCTTCACCGTTCTTTTTGACCTTCTCGGAATCGGCAGCCTGAAATTGTAATACGGGGTCCTTGGCAGGTCATCGCAACTTCTTCAGGGGAGACATCGAGAGCCGGAAAGGGCCGTCAAGGGGCCTCCTTCGCTTCGAGCTTTTTGATGATCCCTTCTGTCAGTCTCACAGCCTCTGATATTGAGGTCTGATCGGTCTCTATGAGAAGTTCCGGATTGAACGGTTCCTCATAGGGAGCCGATACCCCGGGTACGGGCGCTCCTGCTCCGCTCTTTGCATAAATGTCCCTCGGCGCCCCGTGGGATTCGGCCCGCTTTCTCTCCCGGCTGACGCAGAGATCGAGAGGACACTTCAGGTATATTTCACCATATCTCCCTATCAGTCTTCTCGCAAGCTCCCTCCATCGCTTCAGGTTCCCCGTTGCGTCTATGATCACGCTATGACCGTGTTTCACAAGGGCGTAAGCCGTGTATACGAGACAGCGGTAAACGAGGTCCCTTTCTCCTTCCGAATACGTGGGTTCGGGAGTAACGATCTTCCTCAGCTCGTCCATGCGCAGTATGATGAAATGAGGATGGATCTCCTTTATCCCTTCGGCCAGGGTACTCTTCCCGCTTCCCGGAAGACCTGTTATCCATAATGCGATAGGGCTCATGCCTGACGACATCTTATCACAGCTCACCGGAGAATGTCATAAGACCTCTGTCTTGCAGGAATTCCGCTTATTCTTGACGTCCTCTCTTTGTGATCGCCTCTCATTCCTTGAGAGTGTCCAAAGTGTGCTATAATGATACATCTTCGTTGATTCATCCTCAGGAAATGCGATGATAAAACACCATGCCATAGGAATTGACCTCGGAGGCACCAATCTGAGGGTAGGCCTCGTATCAGAGGGGGGCAGCATCGTGGAAAAAATTAAGGTGCCTTCCCTCGAAGGGATTGAGGAGCCTCTCCTCCATGCGATCTCCGAAGTATTCACCGACGATGTTGCGGCAATAGGCATCGGTGTGGCGGGGCTCATAAACAGGGAAAGGACTGCCGTTGATGTCTCTCCCAATCTCCCCTCGATTGAGGGGGTGAAGATCGTCGATGAGGTGCGTTCGAAATTCGGCGTACCCGTTGTTATCGAAAATGACGCGAACGTCGCTGCCGTCGGTGAAAAGTGGACAGGCGCCGGACGGGACTTTAAGAATTTCGTCCTCCTCACCCTGGGGACCGGCATTGGAGGAGGAGTCATTCACGACGGGATGCTCATGGACGTTTCCGCCGAGTTGGGACATATGAGCATCATCGCAAACGGGGTGAAATGCTCATGCGGGAACTACGGGTGTCTGGAATCGTACGCCTCTGCAAGGGCAATTCTCGGCTATGCCGTCACCGCACTCGAACACGCCTCGCAAAGCATCCTCAAGGAACTCTATCAGGGCAATATCTATAAACTGACTCCCGAGGATATTTACAAGGCAGCACTTGAGGGTGACAACCTTTCACGGGATGTTCTGCGGGAAGCCGGGAAATACCTTGGCGTCGGGATCTCGAACTGCATAAACATCTTCAGCCCTGAAGCGGTCATTCTTGGGGGAGGACTCATCGGGGCCTGGAATATCTATATCAAAGAGGCGATCAGAGAGGCATCCAAAAGGACCTTCAAGAAGCTCTTTGACAGCATCCAGATCATCCCTTCTTCCCTCGGCGATAATGCCGGGATTATGGGAGCTGCATACCTTGCCCTTCACAGCGGAGATGAATAATGAACCTCATCTATTCCCGTCGGCGTTCATCCCTCGTCCCTTCCTCCTAGCGCTATGCCTGAACATATAAGGAACTTTTCGATAATCGCACATATCGACCATGGGAAGTCGACCCTTGCGGACCGGCTGCTGGAATATACTGGCGCCTTGACCTCGAGGGAGATGATGGCCCAGGTCCTTGACTCGATGGATCTCGAAAGGGAACGGGGCATCACGATCAAGGCCCATGCAGTGCGGCTTCATTACGCGGCCGACGACGGAGAGGAATACGTATTGAACCTCATCGATACGCCAGGCCATGTGGACTTCTCCTACGAGGTTTCAAGGAGTCTCGCCTCCTGCGAAGGGGCTTTGCTCATTGTCGATGCGACGCAGGGCGTCGAGGCCCAGACCGTTGCGAATACCTACCTCGCCACAGAGCACAATCTCGAGATAATTCCGGTCATCAACAAGATAGACCTTCCTGCATCCGAGCCTGACCGGGTCAAGGAGCAGATAGAAGAGGTCCTGGGCATAGAAAGTTCAGACGCTATCCTTGCAAGTGCGAAGGAAGGCTTAGGCACAAAAGAGATCCTCGAGGCGATCGTCAGAAAGGTCCCTCCTCCTTCAGGGAATCCCGACAATCCTCTGAAGGCACTCATCTTTGATTCATGGTTTGACAATTATCAGGGCGTCATTGTTCTCGTCAGGCTCTTTGAAGGAAGAGCACGGCCGGGTATGAAGATACGGCTCATGATGACGGGGAAGGACTTTGAGGTCTCGCACGTTGGGGTCTTCACCCCGAA from Thermodesulfovibrionales bacterium carries:
- a CDS encoding adenylyl-sulfate kinase, coding for MSPIALWITGLPGSGKSTLAEGIKEIHPHFIILRMDELRKIVTPEPTYSEGERDLVYRCLVYTAYALVKHGHSVIIDATGNLKRWRELARRLIGRYGEIYLKCPLDLCVSRERKRAESHGAPRDIYAKSGAGAPVPGVSAPYEEPFNPELLIETDQTSISEAVRLTEGIIKKLEAKEAP
- a CDS encoding ROK family protein, which gives rise to MIKHHAIGIDLGGTNLRVGLVSEGGSIVEKIKVPSLEGIEEPLLHAISEVFTDDVAAIGIGVAGLINRERTAVDVSPNLPSIEGVKIVDEVRSKFGVPVVIENDANVAAVGEKWTGAGRDFKNFVLLTLGTGIGGGVIHDGMLMDVSAELGHMSIIANGVKCSCGNYGCLESYASARAILGYAVTALEHASQSILKELYQGNIYKLTPEDIYKAALEGDNLSRDVLREAGKYLGVGISNCINIFSPEAVILGGGLIGAWNIYIKEAIREASKRTFKKLFDSIQIIPSSLGDNAGIMGAAYLALHSGDE